The Chitiniphilus purpureus sequence CCCGATGCGGCGTTCGAGATGTTCGAGAGCCTGGAGTTGCTGAAGGCACGGCTGCACCCGGATACGCACGTGTTTCCCGGCCACACCTATCTGCGCCCCCCGGGGCAGCGGTTTGCCGATGTGCTCGGCCACAACATGTATCTGCATTTTCCCGATCGACACGCGTTTGCCGCCTTCCGGCTCAGGAAGGGGCAGAGCGAGAGCAGGTTGCTGGATTTTCGCTAGGCGCGGCAAGGCAGCACCGGCGGGGTTGGAGCCTTGCCGTGCCGCCTGGGACGCGGACACACCACAGACAAGGCGCGGATGCCGGAGGTTATCGCAGTGAGCATGGTTGGAATCGAAGCGATCAATTTGTTTGCCGGCACGGCCTGCCTGGACGTGGCCAAGCTGGCCCGGCACCGGCAGCTGGACATGAGCCGGTTCGAGAACCTGCTGATGAAGGAAAAGACGGTCGCGCTGCCGTGCGAGGACCCGATCACCTTCGCCGTCAACGCGGCCAAGCCGCTGATCGATGCGTTGACGCCCGAGGAGAAGGACCGGATCGAGATGGTGATCACCTGCACCGAATCGGCGTTCGATTTCGGCAAGTCGATGAGCACCTATTGCCACGATCTGCTCGGGCTGAACCGCAACTGCCGGCTGTTCGAGCTGAAGAATGCCTGCTATTCCGGCGTGGCCGGCCTGCAGATGGCGGTGAACTTCGTGCTGTCGCAGACCTCGCCGGGCTGCAAGGCGTTGGTGATCGCCACCGACGTGTCGCGCTTCATGGTCGAGGAGGGTGGCGAGGCGCTGTCGGCGGACTGGTCGTTCGCCGAGCCCAGCGGTGGCTCGGGCGCGGTGGCGATGCTGGTCAGCGACCGGCCGCATGTGTTCCAGATCGACGTGGGCGCCAACGGCTACTACGGCTACGAGGTGATGGATACCTGCCGTCCCTCGCCGGATACCGACGCGGGCGATACCGACCTGTCGCTGCTGTCCTACCTCAACTGCTGCGAGAACGCCTACCTGGAATACCAGAAGCGCGTCGAGGGCGCGCATTTCGGCGAGACCTTCGGCTATCTGGCCTATCACACCCCGTTCGGCGGCATGGTCAAGGGCGCGCACCGCAACATGATGCGCAAGCTGGTCAAGGCCAAGCCCGCCGACATCGAGGACGACTTCCAGCGCCGGGTGGCGCCCGGGCTCACCCACTGCCAGCGGGTCGGCAACATCATGGGGGCGACCGCCGCGCTGTCGCTGGCCAGCACCATCGACAACGGCGACTTCGACACGCCCAAGCGCGTCGGCGTGTTCTCCTACGGCTCGGGCTGCTGTTCCGAATTCTTCAGTGGCGTGGTCAGGAAGGAGGGCCAGGAGCGCCTGCGCGCGCTCGGCATCAAGGCGCGGCTGGACAACCGCTACGAGCTGTCGATGGCGCAGTACGACCAGCTGCTGGAAAAGAGCCGCGAACTCAAGTTCGGCACGCGCAACCTGATCCCGGATGCCGACTTCATCGCCGAGGCGCGCACCGCGCTCAAGCAGCCGACGCTGCTGCTCAAGGAGATCAAGGAATTCCACCGGGAGTACGAATGGGTCTCCTGAACGATGCCTACGACACCCTGCGGGTGCGGCAGGACGAGGACATCTGCTTTGTCACGTTGCACCGGCCGCAGGCGGGCAACGCCATCAGCGACGGCCTGATCGCCGAGCTTGCCGCGGTGCTGCGCGCCTGCGAGGGCGTGGCCAAGGTGGTGGTGCTGGAGGGGCTGCCCGATGTGTTCTGCTCGGGGGCGGATTTCAACGAGATCCAGGCCCGCTTCGAGGATGGCCGCCCGAGCCGCGAACAGGATCCCGAGCCGTTGTACGACGTATGGCAGCGGCTGGCATGCGGCCCCTACATCACCATCGCGCATGTGCGCGGCCGGGCCAACGCCGGCGGCATCGGCTTTGTTGCCGCGTGCGACATCGTGCTGGCGCAGAGCGAGGCCACCTTCAGCCTGTCCGAGCTGCTGTTCGGCCTGATGCCGGCCTGCGTGCTGCCGTTCCTGGTGCGTCGGATCGGCTTTGCCAAGGCCAACTACATGACGTTGACCACTCAGCCCATCAGCGCGGCCCAGGCGCTGCAGTGGGGCCTCGTCGACGCCTGCGAGGACAACAGCGAGAACCTGCTGCGCAAGCACCTGCTGCGGCTGCGGCGGCTGGGGATGACCGGCATCGCGCGTTACAAGCGCTACGCGGTCGGGCTGGACGACGGGCTCGCCGCCGCCAAGCCCAAGGCGCTCAAGGCCAACATCGCCGTGTTCTCCGATCCGGACAACCTGCAGCGCATCGCGCGCTATGCCCGCACCGGCAGGTTCCCGTGGGAGGCCGACTGATGTCCGGGCCCATCATCGAGGTCAGCGAGCTGGAAGCGGGCATCGTCCAGGTGCGCATGCAGGACCGGGTCAACAAGAACACCTTCACCGATGCGCTGATCCACGGGCTGACCGCGGCGTTCGACCAGATCCGGCACTGCGCCGACTACAAGGTCGTGATCCTCACCGGCTACGACAGCTATTTCTCAAGCGGCGGCACGCAGGCGGGCCTGCGCGAGCTGTTCGAGGGCAAGGTCAAGTTCACCGACAAGGACCTGTACAGCCTGGCGCTCAACTGTCCCATCCCGGTGATCGCGGCGATGCAGGGCCACGGCATCGGCGGCGGTTTCGTGATGGGCCTGTTTGCCGACTTCGTGGTGCTGGCGCGCGAGAGCGTCTACACCGCCAACTTCATGAAATACGGCTTCACCCCCGGCATGGGGTCGACCTTCATCCTGCCGCACAAGCTGGGCTTGAGCCTGGCGCACGAGATGATGCTCAGTGCCGCCACCTATCGCGGCGAGGAACTGCAGCGGCGCGGCGTGCCGTTTGCGGTGGTGCCGCGCGAAGCGGTGCCGCAGCACGCGCTGGAGCTGGCCAGAAGCCTGGCCGAGAAGCCGCGTATCTCGCTCGTCACGCTGAAAAGCCATCTGGTGGGGCCGCTCAGGGCACAGCTGCCCGCGTTCATCGAGCAGGAGATCGCCATGCACGAACTCACTTTCCACCGGCCCGAGGTCAAGGAGCGCATCGAGGCCTTTTTCGGCAACTGACCATGTGCCGTTCCACATCCCGCAGGAGACATACGCTGTGAACAAGGAAGAGATCTTCGAAACCATCGTCCGCCATGTGCGCGAAGTGATCCCGAGCCTGGAGACGCATCGCTTCCAGCCGGACGATTCGCTCAAGGCACTGGGCGCCAACTCGGTCGACCGCGCCGACATCATCATGATGACGCTCGAATCGCTGTCGCTGAACATTCCGCTGATCGCCATGGCCAAGGCCGAGAACATCGGCGACCTGGCGCGCATCATGCACGAACAGGGCTAGGGCCCCCCGCCCCATGTCGTCCCTGACCCGCCCCGCGCCCAACGATCCGGTCGTCACCGGGCTTGGCATCACCTCCGCCATCGGCCAGGGCAAGGACGCGTTCGCCGCGGCGCTGCTCGCCGGCCGGCACGCCTTCGCCCCGATGCGGCGCCCGGGGCGGCAGTTGCCGGGGCACGAGGCCGCAGCGACGCCCGGCTTTCTCGGTGCCGAGATCGGCACGCTGGCGATGCCGCAGACGATCCCGGCCGGCCTGCTGCGCACCGCCTCGCTCTCCGGCCAGGTGGCGCTCGCCACGTTGCACGAAGCCTGGCACGACGCCGGGCTGGGCGCGATGCCGGGCGAGGCGGTCGGCCTCATCGTCGGCGGCTCGAACGTGCAGCAGCGCGAAGCGACGCTGCTGCGCGACGGCTACCGCGGACGCGAAGCCTTCGTGCGCCCGACCTACGGCATGGCGTTCATGGACAGCGACCTGTGCGGGCTGTGCACCGAGGCGTTCGGCATCAAGGGCCTTGCCCATACGGTGGGCGGTGCCTCCGCCAGCGGCCAGCTGGCGGTGATCGAAGCGCTGCACGCGGTGCAGTCGGGCCGGGTGCAGGCCTGTATCGCGCTCGGGGCGCTGATGGACCTGTCGTACTGGGAATGCCAGGGACTGCGTTCGCTCGGTGCGATGGGCTCGGACCGCCATGCCGATGCGCCGGCGCTGGCGTGCCGCCCGTTCGATGCGGACCGCGATGGCTTCATCTTCGGCGAGCTGTGCGGCGCGGTGGTGGTCGAGACGCTGGCGTCGGCGCAGCGGCGTGCCCGCCCGCCCTACGCCCGCGTCGCCGGCTGGGGCCTTGGCATGGACGCGAACCGCAACCCCAACCCGTCGGCCGACGGCGAAACCGCGGCCATCGGCGCGGCGTTGGCACAGGCCGGGCTCGCGCCGGCGCAGATCGACTATCTGAACCCGCATGGCACCGGTTCGGCGATCGGCGACGTCACCGAAATCGAAACCCTCCGCCGCTGCGGGCTGGAGCGGGCCTGGCTGAATGCGACCAAGTCGATCACCGGCCATGGCCTGAGCGCCGCCGGCACGGCCGAACTGATCGCCGTGCTGCTGCAGATGCAGGCGGGCACGCTGCACCCCACGCGCAACCTCGACCGGCCGATCGACCCGGCACTGCGCTGGGTGGGACGCGAGCCGGTGGTGCACCCGATCCGCAACGCACTCAACCTGAGCATGGGGTTCGGCGGGATCAATACCGCGGTCTGCCTGCAGCGGTACGGCTGATGGCCGGCCCGCACCGCAGGCGGCAGGGCCGCTTCGTCCAACAGATCGATTCATAGGGGCAAACGATGAAGACCTATATGTTTCCGGGCCAGGGCTCGCAATCCAAGGGGATGGGCGAGGGCCTGTTCGAGCGCTTCCAGGAACTGACCGGGCAGGCCGACGCCATCCTCGGCTATTCCGTGCGCGCGCTGTGCCTGCAGGATGCGCGCGACGAGCTGGGCAACACCCGCTTCACCCAGCCGGCGCTGTACGTGGTCAACGCGCTGTCGTACTTCAAGAAGCGCGAAGAGGACGGCGCGCCCGACTTTTTGGCCGGGCACAGCCTGGGCGAATTCAATGCGCTGATGGCGGCTGGCTGCTTCGATTTCGAGACCGGGCTGCGGCTGGTGCAAAAGCGCGGCGAACTGATGGCGCAGGTGTCCGGCGGCGCGATGGCGGCGGTGCTCAACGCCAGCAAGGAGCAGATCGAGGAGACGCTGCGCGAACACGGGCTGAACAACATCTATCTGGCCAACTACAACACGCCGTCGCAGATCGTGATCTCCGGCCTTGCCGACGAGATTGCCCGCGCCGAGCCGCTGTTCCAGCAGGGCAAGGTGCGCTACTACCCGCTGGCGACCAGCGGCGCCTTCCACTCGGTGTTCATGCGGGAGGCGATGGCGCAGTTCAAGGACTACCTCGCGTCGTTCCGGTTTGCCGCGCCACAGATCCCGGTGATCGCCAACATCACTGCCCGGCCCTATTGCGACGATGCGCTGCTGGACACGCTGGCAGGCCAGATCGCCAGCACGGTGCGCTGGTCCGAGACCGTCCAGTACCTGCTGGCCCAGGGCGTGGCGCGCGGTGAGGCCATGGTGTTCGAAGAGCTGGGGCCGGGCGATGTGCTGACGAAGCTGGCCAAGACCGTCGAGGTGCAGACGCCCCGGCCAGTGCTCGATGCGCTCGCCGCGCAATTGCAGGACGACGCGCCGGCCGCACCGGCCCGGCCCGGCGTGGTGGCCGAGGACAAGGTCCGTGCCTGGAACAGGACGCATCCGGTGGGCACGCGGGTCAGGTCGACGCTGGTCGACGCTGCCGATCTGGAGACCCGCAGCGAGGCCGTGGTGCTGTTCGGGCACCGGGCGGCGGTCTACCTGAAGGGATACAACGGCTATTTCGACCTGGACGAGCTGACGCCGGCCTAGTGACCGGCAAGTGGGGCGCAGCGGCGCCGGTACACGCGGCCGGGTGCATGGCGGGCAATGCCGCGGCGCGGCGGTGGCGCTTGGCAAGGTGGGTTGCGGTACGCCGAAGAGGCGGTTCATCGAAGGGGTGAGGACATGGCGAGCGCGGACTATCACGTGTTTGGATTGGGCAGCAGCCCGGACGATCTGCACTACATCGGCTGGACGCAGCGGCGCCTGGGCGACGAGCAGGAGCAGATCTTTTCCGATGTGGCGCAGGACGGCGAGATCGCGCACTGGCTGGAAGCCGCGCGCCGCGCCGGCCCGGTCAGCCTGTTCGAGATCGAATCGGCGCGCTCGGTCGAGGATGCGCGGGATTCGGCGCTGTTCTGGCGCCAGTACTACCACTCGCTCGGCCTGGACGTGGTGGCCGCCCGCTGTTGACGCGGTGAGGCGCCGGCCGTGGTCGGCCACCGCCCCGGCAATGCTGCCCGGGGCCTGCCCAAGCAACGGCGGGTGCGCTGCCGCCCCGCCGATCCGGCGCCGTGCGCGGCGCGCCACCCCGTTGCCCGATCCCATGCTCAACCGCCTTCGAGAAGACATCGCCAGCATCATCGAGCGCGATCCTGCCGCGCGCAGCGCCTGGGAAGTGCTCACCTGCTATCCCGGCCTGCATGCCGTGGTATTGCATCGCCGGGCGCACTGGTGCTGGCAGCGCGGCCTGTGGTGGCTGGCGCGGTTCGTATCGCACCTGGCGCGCAGCCTGACCGGCATCGAGATCCACCCGGGCGCCCAGTTGGGCCGACGGGTGTTCATCGACCATGGCCATGGCGTGGTGATCGGCGAGACCGCGGTGGTCGGCGACGACTGCACCCTCTACCAGGGCGTCACGCTGGGGGGCACCTCGCTGCAGCGCGGCCACAAGCGGCATCCCACATTGGAGGACGGCGTGACGGTGGGCGCCGGCGCCAAGGTGCTGGGCGACATCACGGTCGGGCGGGGCGCCCGCATCGGCTCGAACGCGGTGGTGGTCAAGGCCGTGCCGGCCGGTGCCACCGCGCTGGGCAACCCGGCCCACCTGGTCGCGGGCGAGGGCACACGGGGGCGCGAGCCGGGCGCGCTGCAGCCACTGCTGGAACAATTGGCGGCGCATGAATTGCGGCTGGCACAGCTCGCCGCCGCGCTGCAGGCGGCGGGCATCGCGGGCGAGGCGCCGGATACCGCGGCGGCGCCGATCGGGGAATGGAGCAAATGACAATCGATAGCGGGGAGCAGGCCATGTCCGCCAGGACGGTATTCATGTTTTCGGGGCAGGGATCGCAGTACTACCAGATGGGCAGGCAATTGTTCGACGAGCACCCGGTGTTCCGCGAATGGATGGTGTGGCTCGATGGCGTGGCGCACGGCATCAATGGCAGGCGCGTGCTCGACGCGATCTACTCGGCTGACAAGTCCGAGGTGTTCGACCGCACGCTGCTGACGCATCCGGCGATCTTCATGGTCGAGTATGCGCTCGCGCAGTGCCTGATCCACGAGGGCATCAAGCCCGACCTGACGCTGGGCACCAGCCTGGGCTCGTTCGCCGCGGCCGCGGTGGCCGGCTACATCGGCGTCGAGGACGCGCTGGCGGCGGTGCTGGAGCAGGCGGCGGCATTCGAGGCTTCGTGCGAGCGAGGCGGCATGATCGCGGTGCTGGCCGATCCGGCGCTGTACGACGAGGACTTCCTGTATACGCGCAGCGAGATGGCCGGGATCAATTTCAGCTCGCACTTCGCCGTCTCCGCCGCGCAATGCGAGCTGCCGCCGATCGAGGCCG is a genomic window containing:
- a CDS encoding hydroxymethylglutaryl-CoA synthase family protein; this translates as MVGIEAINLFAGTACLDVAKLARHRQLDMSRFENLLMKEKTVALPCEDPITFAVNAAKPLIDALTPEEKDRIEMVITCTESAFDFGKSMSTYCHDLLGLNRNCRLFELKNACYSGVAGLQMAVNFVLSQTSPGCKALVIATDVSRFMVEEGGEALSADWSFAEPSGGSGAVAMLVSDRPHVFQIDVGANGYYGYEVMDTCRPSPDTDAGDTDLSLLSYLNCCENAYLEYQKRVEGAHFGETFGYLAYHTPFGGMVKGAHRNMMRKLVKAKPADIEDDFQRRVAPGLTHCQRVGNIMGATAALSLASTIDNGDFDTPKRVGVFSYGSGCCSEFFSGVVRKEGQERLRALGIKARLDNRYELSMAQYDQLLEKSRELKFGTRNLIPDADFIAEARTALKQPTLLLKEIKEFHREYEWVS
- a CDS encoding enoyl-CoA hydratase/isomerase translates to MGLLNDAYDTLRVRQDEDICFVTLHRPQAGNAISDGLIAELAAVLRACEGVAKVVVLEGLPDVFCSGADFNEIQARFEDGRPSREQDPEPLYDVWQRLACGPYITIAHVRGRANAGGIGFVAACDIVLAQSEATFSLSELLFGLMPACVLPFLVRRIGFAKANYMTLTTQPISAAQALQWGLVDACEDNSENLLRKHLLRLRRLGMTGIARYKRYAVGLDDGLAAAKPKALKANIAVFSDPDNLQRIARYARTGRFPWEAD
- a CDS encoding polyketide synthase, whose protein sequence is MSGPIIEVSELEAGIVQVRMQDRVNKNTFTDALIHGLTAAFDQIRHCADYKVVILTGYDSYFSSGGTQAGLRELFEGKVKFTDKDLYSLALNCPIPVIAAMQGHGIGGGFVMGLFADFVVLARESVYTANFMKYGFTPGMGSTFILPHKLGLSLAHEMMLSAATYRGEELQRRGVPFAVVPREAVPQHALELARSLAEKPRISLVTLKSHLVGPLRAQLPAFIEQEIAMHELTFHRPEVKERIEAFFGN
- a CDS encoding acyl carrier protein — protein: MNKEEIFETIVRHVREVIPSLETHRFQPDDSLKALGANSVDRADIIMMTLESLSLNIPLIAMAKAENIGDLARIMHEQG
- a CDS encoding beta-ketoacyl synthase N-terminal-like domain-containing protein — protein: MSSLTRPAPNDPVVTGLGITSAIGQGKDAFAAALLAGRHAFAPMRRPGRQLPGHEAAATPGFLGAEIGTLAMPQTIPAGLLRTASLSGQVALATLHEAWHDAGLGAMPGEAVGLIVGGSNVQQREATLLRDGYRGREAFVRPTYGMAFMDSDLCGLCTEAFGIKGLAHTVGGASASGQLAVIEALHAVQSGRVQACIALGALMDLSYWECQGLRSLGAMGSDRHADAPALACRPFDADRDGFIFGELCGAVVVETLASAQRRARPPYARVAGWGLGMDANRNPNPSADGETAAIGAALAQAGLAPAQIDYLNPHGTGSAIGDVTEIETLRRCGLERAWLNATKSITGHGLSAAGTAELIAVLLQMQAGTLHPTRNLDRPIDPALRWVGREPVVHPIRNALNLSMGFGGINTAVCLQRYG
- the fabD gene encoding ACP S-malonyltransferase translates to MKTYMFPGQGSQSKGMGEGLFERFQELTGQADAILGYSVRALCLQDARDELGNTRFTQPALYVVNALSYFKKREEDGAPDFLAGHSLGEFNALMAAGCFDFETGLRLVQKRGELMAQVSGGAMAAVLNASKEQIEETLREHGLNNIYLANYNTPSQIVISGLADEIARAEPLFQQGKVRYYPLATSGAFHSVFMREAMAQFKDYLASFRFAAPQIPVIANITARPYCDDALLDTLAGQIASTVRWSETVQYLLAQGVARGEAMVFEELGPGDVLTKLAKTVEVQTPRPVLDALAAQLQDDAPAAPARPGVVAEDKVRAWNRTHPVGTRVRSTLVDAADLETRSEAVVLFGHRAAVYLKGYNGYFDLDELTPA
- the cysE gene encoding serine O-acetyltransferase, coding for MLNRLREDIASIIERDPAARSAWEVLTCYPGLHAVVLHRRAHWCWQRGLWWLARFVSHLARSLTGIEIHPGAQLGRRVFIDHGHGVVIGETAVVGDDCTLYQGVTLGGTSLQRGHKRHPTLEDGVTVGAGAKVLGDITVGRGARIGSNAVVVKAVPAGATALGNPAHLVAGEGTRGREPGALQPLLEQLAAHELRLAQLAAALQAAGIAGEAPDTAAAPIGEWSK
- a CDS encoding acyltransferase domain-containing protein, with the translated sequence MTIDSGEQAMSARTVFMFSGQGSQYYQMGRQLFDEHPVFREWMVWLDGVAHGINGRRVLDAIYSADKSEVFDRTLLTHPAIFMVEYALAQCLIHEGIKPDLTLGTSLGSFAAAAVAGYIGVEDALAAVLEQAAAFEASCERGGMIAVLADPALYDEDFLYTRSEMAGINFSSHFAVSAAQCELPPIEAALKQRNVTYQRLAVSFAYHSRWIEGAEAQFAEFMRSIPLGRGGLPLVCCAQGQTLTDLSDGFFWRVVRQPIRFRDAVAHLERQGRHRYIDVGPSGTLATFVKYGLPAMSSSSAHPVLTPYGQDRKNLAALLATLPATA